A part of Liolophura sinensis isolate JHLJ2023 chromosome 1, CUHK_Ljap_v2, whole genome shotgun sequence genomic DNA contains:
- the LOC135461400 gene encoding protein HID1-like: MYLQPVEPHDEAFWDQFWSDSVTCVQDVFTLIPAAEIRALREESPSNLATLCYKAVEKLVTAAESGCPSMKEQTTVLNCVRLLIRILPYIFEDPDWRGFFWSTLPGQAEDMENESAPLAQSLINAICDLLFCPEFTVSSNRKTGPDNPEDMQSIDSCEYIWESGVGFAHSPAHNAYHDQNRTEILKLLITCFSETMYLPPVADAHTQPNPWIAFYSSTENRHALPLFTSLLNVVCAYDPVGYGVPYNHLMFNDSREPLVEVALQVLCVTLENEAANQSVSVDGTTGGTAMDQNSETGGPDNLFVNYLSRIHREEDFLFILKGITRLLNNPLTQTYLPGSCKKVQFFQELLVLFWKMCDINKKFMFYVLKSSDVLDILVPILYFLNDARADQSRVGLMHIGVFILLLLSGERNFGVRLNKPYSVRVPMDIPVFTGTHADFLIIVFHKIITTGHQRLQPLFDCLLTIIVNISPYLKTLSMVASTKLLHLFEAFSTPWFLYASPTNHHLVFFLLEVFNNIIQYQFDGNSNLVYTIIRKRNVFHQLANLPSDHSSIAKALTKRGKKLVQPQNDSKEPQTMEGAIPATEAEPGTLKTTLAATPRLEKMTETSAPDEGHKQPTLKELASAASMTSGVQPLGETSEQIGGGDAGPADTEQGRANIHKMKSLPTPPSSPGSSTSETSHQRQARRSGSVTSAPGGSWVATPDWVHSWKQKLPLQTIMRMLQVLVPQVEKICIDKGLTDESEILKFLQHGTLVGLLPVPHPILIRKYQANSGTTMWFRTYMWGVIYLRNVDPPIWYDTDVKLFEIQRV; this comes from the exons ATGTATTTGCAGCCTGTGGAGCCCCACGATGAGGCATTCTGGGATCAGTTCTGGTCAGACAGTGTTACCTGTGTCCAGGATGTGTTCACGCTAATCCCTGCCGCGGAGATCCGGGCTCTGAGGGAGGAGTCTCCCTCTAACTTGGCCACGTTATGCTACAAGGCAGTGGAGAAACTGGTCACAGCTGCAGAGAGTGGATGCCCTTCAATGAAAGAGCAAACTACAG TGTTGAACTGTGTGCGTCTGTTGATCAGAATATTACCATACATATTTGAAGACCCCGACTGGCGAGGGTTTTTCTGGTCTACATTACCAGGTCAGGCTGAAGACATGGAG AATGAGAGCGCTCCTCTGGCTCAATCTCTGATCAACGCTatctgt gATCTTCTGTTCTGTCCAGAATTTACAGTGTCATCAAACAGAAAAACTGGTCCG GACAACCCTGAAGACATGCAGTCTATAGACAGCTGTGAGTACATCTGGGAGTCGGGTGTGGGATTTGCCCATTCTCCCGCACACAACGCTTACCATGATCAAAACAGGACAGAGATACTCAAGCTGCTCATCACGTGCTTCTCAGAGACCATGTATCTTCCACCTGTAG CTGATGCTCACACTCAGCCCAATCCTTGGATAGCTTTCTACTCCTCCACTGAAAACAG ACATGCCCTTCCTCTGTTCACCTCCCTGTTAAATGTGGTGTGTGCATATGACCCTGTTGGGTATGGGGTACCCTACAACCACTTGATGTTTAACGACTCGCGGGAGCCCTTGGTGGAGGTGGCTCTGCAGGTTCTGTGTGTCACCTTGGAGAACGAGGCAGCCAATCAGAGCGTGTCCGTAGACGGGACCACAGGGGGAACAGCCATGGATCAGAACAGTGAA ACTGGAGGACCAGACAACCTGTTTGTTAATTACCTTTCCAGGATACACAGAGAGGAG GACTTCCTCTTCATCCTGAAGGGTATAACCCGTTTGTTGAACAATCCACTCACTCAGACCTACCTGCCAGGCTCGTGTAAAAAAGTACAGTTTTTTCAGGAACTTCTTGTACTCTTCTGGAAGATGTGTGACATTAACAAG AAATTCATGTTCTACGTGCTGAAGAGTAGTGATGTTCTGGACATTCTGGTTCCCATTCTCTACTTCCTCAATGATGCTAGAGCTGACCAGT CCCGTGTTGGTCTGATGCACATTGGGGTGTTCATCTTGCTGCTGCTCAGTGGAGAGCGTAACTTTGGGGTGAGGTTGAACAAGCCGTACAGCGTCAGAGTTCCCATGGATATCCCAGTCTTCACTGGCACTCATGCAGACTTCCTGATTATC gtATTCCACAAGATCATCACAACAGGTCACCAGCGTCTCCAACCTCTCTTTGACTGTCTCCTCACAATCATTGTCAACA TTTCCCCATACTTGAAGACTCTTTCTATGGTTGCCAGTACCAAGCTGCTCCATCTCTTTGAA GCATTCAGTACTCCATGGTTTCTTTATGCCAGCCCCACCAACCATCACCTGGTCTTCTTCTTACTGGAGGTCTTCAACAACATCATACAGTATCAGTTTGATG GTAACTCCAACTTGGTGTACACTATTATCAGGAAGAGGAACGTGTTCCATCAGCTGGCTAATCTGCCGTCTGACCACTCGTCCATAGCTAAGGCCCTTACCAAGCGTGGTAAGAAACTAGTCCAGCCCCAGAATGACTCCAAGGAGCCTCAGACAATGGAGGGGGCCATTCCCGCTACAGAAGCCGAGCCAGGCACACTCAAAACTACACTGGCAGCTACCCCAC GCCTAGAGAAGATGACAGAGACCTCAGCCCCTGATGAAGGTCACAAGCAGCCCACGCTCAAGGAACTGGCCTCAGCGGCTTccatgaccagtggtgtccagCCCTTGGGGGAGACCAGTGAGCAGATAGGAGGTGGGGACGCTGGTCCAGCAGACACAGAACAGGGCAGGGCTAACATTCACAAGATGAAGAGCTTG CCTACTCCCCCCTCGAGTCCGGGCTCATCCACTTCAGAGACCAGTCATCAGAGACAAGCGAGAAGATCTGGGTCGGTCACATCTGCACCTGGGGGAAGCTGGGTCGCTACTCCAGACTGG GTTCACTCATGGAAGCAGAAGTTACCATTACAGACAATCATGAGGATGTTACAGGTGTTGGTTCCTCAGGTGGAGAAGATCTGTATTGACAA
- the LOC135461507 gene encoding peptidoglycan-recognition protein SC2-like: protein MQKLNTDKGLTFTRESMMLPLLIFVTLSASALGADVGCSHTSKGQPGQCVKKGCCNYDFQETSSSLCNGAGETCCYRGEKPSCSGGGSGGCSDIEFVSRSSWGARAGRGLSLMHTPVYDVFIHHTESAECHDKASCSARVRGFQDYHMDNNGWSDIGYNFLIGGDGRVYIGRDWDHIGAHTYGYNSKAVAFSLIGSFMNKTPSSTMLNTVHKLLACGISKGKIASSYGLYGHRDVNSTDCPGDALYNLLKGWSRWHARGTLPRTSKK, encoded by the exons ATGCAAAAACTAAACACCGACAAAGGACTTACATTCACCAGAGAAAGCATGATGTTACCTCTGTTGATCTTTGTGACTTTGTCCGCGTCAGCCTTAG GCGCTGATGTTGGCTGCAGCCATACCAGTAAAGGTCAGCCGGGGCAGTGCGTGAAGAAAGGTTGTTGTAACTATGACTTCCAGGAGACCTCCAGCAGTCTGTGTAATGGGGCGGGAGAGACGTGCTGCTACCGGGGAGAGAAACCCAGCTGCAGTGGTGGTGGATCCGGAG GTTGTTCCGACATTGAGTTCGTTAGCCGATCCTCATGGGGTGCACGTGCTGGGCGTGGCTTAAGTCTTATGCACACCCCGGTTTATGACGTGTTTATCCACCACACGGAAAGTGCCGAGTGTCACGACAAGGCCTCGTGCTCGGCTCGGGTCCGTGGTTTCCAGGATTACCACATGGACAATAATG GATGGAGTGACATCGGATACAACTTTCTGATTGGAGGAGATGGACGAGTGTATATAGGGCGTGATTGGGATCATATCGGGGCACATACCTATGGCTATAACAGTAAAGCCGTTGCCTTCTCTCTGATTGGCTCTTTTATGAACAAGACGCCCAGCAGTACAATGCTGAACACTGTCCACAAACTTCTCGCTTGTGGCATTTCTAAG GGAAAGATCGCCTCTAGTTACGGACTGTATGGTCACCGTGACGTAAACAGTACGGACTGCCCGGGGGATGCTCTGTACAATCTACTTAAGGGATGGAGCAGATGGCACGCTAGGGGGACACTACCAAGAACCAGCAAGAAATAA